In Kogia breviceps isolate mKogBre1 chromosome 19, mKogBre1 haplotype 1, whole genome shotgun sequence, a single genomic region encodes these proteins:
- the LOC136793138 gene encoding uncharacterized protein — protein sequence MSACAPARSEVLALKKAPDAEKSSAAPDPPKAIYPDLQSDLLLLDPPPPPYPPALDPIPPPDPPAPQPSAPIGPPVVAEGGGGPSAGTRSRRAISPDSTALPLREYGPPDNHGNRPLQYWPFSSADLYNWKMHNPTFSENPQALTALIESLVFSHQPTWDDCQQLLQTLLTTEERQRVLLEARKNVLGANGQPTLLPNEIDAGFPLVRPNWDFNTPEASPTLHSSGRIQLLGCQAS from the exons ATGTCTGCATGCGCACCAGCACGGTCGGAAGTACTGGCCCTGAAAAAAGCCCCAgacgccgagaagtcatctgCAGCCCCGGACCCACCAAAGGCaatatatccagacttgcagtccgatctgcttctcctcgatcccccaccaccaccttaccctccagccctagaccccataccgcctcccgatcccccagctccacaaccctccgcaccaatagggccacctgttgtggcagaggggggggggggtccctcggcgggcaccagaagccggagggctatttccccggattctaccgctctaccccttagagaatatggcccccccgataaccacgggaataggcccctccaatactggcccttttcctctgcagatctttataactggaagatgcataaccctactttctctgaaaatccacaggctctcactgctttaatagagtctcttgtcttctcccaccaacccacctgggacgattgtcaacagctcctccagactctcctcacaactgaggagaggcaacgggttctcttggaggctagaaagaatgtgttaggcgccaatgggcaacctaccctgttgcctaacgagattgatgccggttttccactcgtcaggccgaattgggacttcaataccccagaag ccagccctactttgcATTCGAGTGGAAGGATCCAGCTTCTgggatgtcaggccagctga
- the LOC136793238 gene encoding uncharacterized protein, with the protein MALGKQERHRCPDTGPQQSQTGFAELAAPLYPLTKNGILFAWGDKEQRAFDQIKRALLSAPALGLPDVTKPFHLYVAENKGIAKGVLTQKLGPWNRPVAYLSKKLDPVATGWPACLKITAAVAALVKDADKLTLEQNLTITAPHALKSVIRQPPDRWLTNARMTHYQALLLNSDRIKFTSATGLNPATLLPDPDLEGTTIIHDCQEVLAAAHGSRPDLMDQPLPDANITWFTDGSSFLEEGKRQTGAAVVDGKEVIWAAALPQGTSAQRAELIAMTRALELAENKKVNIYTDSRYAFATSHVHGAIYQQRGLLTSAGKEIKNKEKTVALLAALMLPAKVSIIHCPGHQKDNTPVTRGNNMADRVARKMALGEIILELSDKSPGEPNDRGITPPAITKDTLSPQQAKSMLQQIHRWTHLGTKKMVSLLHKTGYDAPGLTKLAEQIARECIPCQQVNSHKGKLESGKGSEETDQEPIGRSTSLKYALEGCWDSSWSKRRCGPSWQRLTDRNTSRGSSLPSRRFRVRPSAPNPDARASVERTIHRPAHHPHGYKGRRHRCLDSRLTRKSCARVCIIIGMAGPKDQQPTQAQAPAIIRLITLTLLPLLAVSNFSPHLPQRLTWQVISQTGDIIWSVSHTAAPWTWWPDLFPDVCKLAIGAPYWDLEEHYDQNTVPSVTLNRGDYSGMGCHNSYRRSRLRAYPFYVCPGSHRHQSLNYGCGGTGSFYCQSWGCETTGDTYWKPTSSWDFIKVMANYTHHEDLQTFVPECSNWCHPLKISFSEPGKKNKNWINGHSWGIRFYKGGYDDGLLMTILLKIETPTPVPMGPNPEIGHSLLPLAPPTMLPGIKKTRLLDQEK; encoded by the exons atggctctcggaaagcaGGAAAGACACCGTTGCCCAGATACCGGCCCCCAACAGTCCCAAACAG ggtttgctgaattagcagcccctttgtatcccctgaccaagaacggcatccttttcgcttggggtgataaagaacaacgggcttttgaccaaattaaacgagccctactatcagccccggctttggggctaccagatgtaactaagcctttccatctgtacgtggccgagaataaaggtatcgcaaagggagtactaactcagaaactgggcccctggaatcgcccggttgcgtacctatcaaagaaattggatcctgtggcaacaggatggcccgcctgcttaaaaataaccgccgccgtggccgctttggtcaaagatgctgacaaattgactttggaacagaacttaacgataacagccccccatgcattaaaaagtgtgattcgtcagccacccgacaggtggctaacaaatgccagaatgactcattaccaagctctgctgttaaattcagaccgtattaagtttacatcagccacaggacttaacccggccaccttgctgcctgaccctgacctggaaggcaccaccatcatccatgattgtcaggaagtactggctgcagcacacggtagcaggccagacttgatggatcagcctctccccgatgccaacattacctggtttaccgatggaagcagtttcctagaagaaggtaAGCGTCAGACGGGAGCAGCTGTGGTAGATGGGAAAGAGGTCATCTGGGCAGCCGCATTACCGCAAGGGACATCGGCCCAACGGGCTGAACTAATTGCTATGACCAGGGCATTGGaactagcagaaaacaaaaaggtaaacatcTATACGGACAGTAGGTACGCATTTGCTACCTCCCACGTCCACGGGGCCATCTACCAACAAAGAGGGTTGCTCACCTCAGCGGGCAAAGAaattaagaacaaagaaaaaacagtggCCCTGCTAGCTGCCCTCATGCTCCCCGCTAAAGTCAGCATCATTCATTGCCCCGGGCACCAGAAGGACAATACCCCGGTGACAAGGGGCAACAACATGGCAGATAGGGTGGCACGAAAAATGGCACTAGGGGAAATCATACTAGAACTATCGGACAAGAGTCCTGGGGAACCAAATGACAGGGGAATAACCCCCCCAGCCATAACCAAAGACACATTGTCTCCTCAACAAGCAAAATCCATGCtacaacagattcacagatgGACACACTTGGGAACCAAAAAGATGGTATCCCTACTACACAAGACAGGCTATGATGCCCCTGGACTAACCAAATTAGCTGAACAGATTGCACGGGAGTGCATTCCATGCCAACAGGTAAACTCCCATAAAGGAAAACTTGAGAGCGGGAAAGGCTCAGAGGAGACAGACCAGGAACCTATTGGGAGGTCAACTTCACTGAAATACGCCCTGGAAG gctgttgggactccagttggtccaaaaggaggtgtggtcccagctggcagaggcttaccgaccggaacaccagcagaggctcatcccttccaagtcggagattCCGTGTACGTCCGTCGGCACCGAACCCAGACGctagagcctcggtggaaaggaccatacatcgtcctgctcaccacccccacggctataaaggtagacggcatcgctgcttggattcacgcctcacacgtaaaagctgcgccagagtctgcatcatcatcggaatggcgggcccaaaagaccagcaacccactcaagctcaagctcctgcgatcatcagactcataactctgactttgttacccctactggctgtgagtaactttagtcctcacctgccccagcgcttaacctggcaggtaatttcccaaactggagatataatatggtctgttagccataccgctgccccttggacctggtggccagacctcttccccgaCGTTTGTAAATTAGCCATAGGAGCCCCTTATTGGGATCTAGAAGAACATTACGATCAAAACACTGTCCCTTCCGTGACCTTAAACAGGGGCGACTACTCCGGGATGGGTTGTCATAACTCATATCGAAGAAGCAGGCTCAGGGCCTACCccttttatgtatgccctgggTCCCATCGTCACCAATCCCTGAATTATGGATGTGGGGGAACGGGAAGTTTCTATTGCCAaagctggggatgtgaaaccacaggggacacctactggaaacccacctctagctgggactttatcaaggtaatggccaaTTACACTCATCATGAAGATCTCCAAACTTTTGTACCCGAATGTTCAAActggtgccatccccttaaaatttcttttagtgaaccggggaagaaaaacaaaaactggataaatggccattcatggggtatCAGGTTTTATAAAGGTGGGTATGATGATGGGTTGCTAATGACCATCCTGTTAAAGATTGAAACCCCTACTCCCGTTcctatgggccccaatcctgagattggacattctctgctacccttggccccCCCCACAATGCTACCAGGGATAAAAAAAACCAGACTTCTAGACCAAGAGAAATAA